Proteins encoded in a region of the Schistocerca serialis cubense isolate TAMUIC-IGC-003099 chromosome 6, iqSchSeri2.2, whole genome shotgun sequence genome:
- the LOC126485063 gene encoding uncharacterized protein LOC126485063 has product MEIIQRLQYLPTTSSVVPVSSSQKISLGVTNAELDTVTENAAEVPKEATLTEVESTAASEEPRSVTAEVTPPALEPAPTAVTPSPSPAVTAQTTSPEIAEETPSATAEATPPAVELVPIAAAPSPTPAVVEPTPLPVIAETTPPPAATKPTSPTAETVQAPPPSPSRVAEKNRPVTVSKVSSLSHDEVTPNDLGKHVPIKLVDRD; this is encoded by the exons ATGGAAATTATTCAGAGACTGCAATACTTACCAACAACATCATCAGTGGTACCTGTATCATCATCACAGAAAATATCTCTAGGAGTGACTAATGCAGAATTagatacagtaacagaaaatgcagcAGAAGTACCTAAAGAAGCAACACTAACAGAAGTGGAATCAACAGCAGCGTCAGAAGAACCACGTTCAGTAACAGCAGAAGTAACTCCTCCAGCATTAGAACCAGCTCCTACAGCAGTAACACCATCTCCCTCACCTGCAGTAACAGCGCAAACTACTTCACCAGAAATAGCAGAAGAAAcaccatcagcaacagcagaagcaacTCCTCCAGCAGTAGAACTAGTTCCTATAGCAGCAGCACCATCTCCCACACCAGCAGTAGTAGAACCAACTCCTTTACCAGTAATAGCAGAAACAACTCCTCCACCAGCAGCAACTAAACCAACTTCACCAACAGCAGAAACAGTACAAGCTCCTCCTCCATCACCTTCAAGAGTAGCAGAAAAGAATAGACCAGTCACAGTAAGTAAAGTATCATCTTTGTCTCATGATGAAGTGACACCAAATGATTTGGGAAAACATGTTCCTATAAAACTTGTGGACA GAGACTAA